A window of Dickeya zeae NCPPB 2538 contains these coding sequences:
- a CDS encoding ComEA family DNA-binding protein has protein sequence MKNSGIKALCFMVGMGLAGMSTWLHASPTTASLEKTGVSAAKPTSSEHKPEKAAKPSVATDEEEVSINKATAEQLAAALNGVGLKKAQAIVSYREQNGPFTQIEQLQEVPGIGSALIERNQSRLRL, from the coding sequence ATGAAAAACTCAGGAATCAAAGCGTTATGTTTTATGGTGGGGATGGGCCTTGCGGGGATGTCAACGTGGCTTCATGCCTCTCCCACAACAGCTTCGCTGGAAAAAACTGGCGTGAGCGCAGCAAAACCTACCTCGTCGGAACATAAACCTGAAAAAGCGGCTAAGCCATCGGTGGCAACCGATGAAGAAGAAGTAAGTATTAACAAGGCGACAGCGGAACAACTGGCTGCGGCGCTTAATGGGGTGGGGCTGAAAAAAGCACAGGCGATAGTTTCTTATCGCGAGCAAAACGGGCCATTCACCCAAATTGAGCAACTGCAGGAAGTACCGGGGATTGGCAGTGCGCTAATCGAACGTAATCAGTCACGTTTGCGTCTGTAA
- the queC gene encoding 7-cyano-7-deazaguanine synthase QueC, translating to MTSAVVVFSGGQDSTTCLIQALQQYDEVHCVTFDYGQRHRAEIDVAAELARTLGARAHKVLNVNLLNELAVSSLTRDNIPVPEFDATGDGLPSTFVPGRNILFLTLASIYAYQVGAETVITGVCETDFSGYPDCRDEFVKALNQAVALGLAKDIRFVTPLMWLNKAETWALADYYQQLDTVQNHTLTCYNGIKGTGCGQCAACHLRAKGLAEYRQNPSAVMAAMKKKTGLK from the coding sequence ATGACAAGTGCAGTTGTAGTTTTTAGTGGTGGTCAGGACTCTACCACCTGCCTGATACAGGCATTGCAGCAGTACGATGAAGTTCACTGCGTCACATTTGACTACGGGCAGCGCCACCGTGCTGAAATCGACGTTGCTGCCGAGCTGGCTCGTACACTGGGAGCCAGAGCGCATAAGGTACTGAACGTCAATCTGCTCAATGAACTGGCTGTGAGTAGCCTCACGCGTGACAATATTCCTGTACCCGAGTTTGATGCCACGGGCGATGGCTTGCCAAGTACCTTTGTTCCTGGCCGAAATATCCTCTTTTTGACATTGGCCTCGATCTACGCCTATCAGGTGGGGGCCGAGACTGTTATTACCGGTGTCTGTGAAACCGATTTTTCTGGTTATCCAGACTGCCGGGACGAATTCGTTAAGGCCTTGAACCAGGCAGTAGCCCTGGGTTTGGCCAAAGACATTCGTTTTGTCACCCCGCTGATGTGGCTCAACAAAGCAGAAACCTGGGCACTGGCAGACTACTATCAACAGCTTGATACCGTGCAAAACCATACGCTCACCTGCTACAACGGCATTAAAGGAACAGGATGCGGGCAATGTGCTGCGTGTCACCTGAGAGCGAAAGGGCTGGCGGAGTACCGCCAGAATCCATCCGCAGTTATGGCCGCCATGAAGAAAAAAACCGGGCTGAAATAA
- a CDS encoding PLP-dependent cysteine synthase family protein: protein MTTTWVRDAVSAIEADFQRSADTHLIRLTLPDYPGIYFYLKDESTHPSGSLKHRLARSLFLYGLCNGWIKEGTPIIEASSGSTAVSEAYFARLLGLPFIAVMPSCTAKRKIEQIAFYGGNCHFVEQSCQIYAASEELAKELHGHYMDQFTYAERATDWRGNNNIADSIYRQMSREPFPVPDYLVMSAGTGGTSATLGRYIHYKGLDTQLVVVDPENSVFYDCYHQQDRTLIGTSSSRIEGIGRPRAEPSFIPGVIDDMVKVPDAASIATLYWLEKILGRKVGPSTGTNVWGMLQLAGKMVAEGRRGAIVTLLCDSGERYLDTYYNPDWVKNHIGDVTPYLQQLNEGHPFS from the coding sequence ATGACCACCACCTGGGTACGCGACGCCGTTAGTGCAATTGAGGCAGACTTTCAACGTTCGGCAGATACTCATCTGATTCGCCTTACTCTGCCGGATTACCCCGGTATTTATTTTTATCTCAAAGACGAGAGCACCCATCCAAGCGGCAGCCTCAAACACCGCCTTGCACGCTCTCTATTCCTGTACGGCTTATGCAACGGCTGGATCAAAGAAGGCACGCCGATCATTGAAGCTTCATCTGGCAGTACCGCTGTGTCAGAAGCGTATTTCGCCCGCCTGCTGGGATTACCGTTTATTGCTGTGATGCCATCCTGCACCGCCAAACGAAAAATCGAACAAATCGCGTTCTACGGCGGCAACTGCCATTTTGTCGAACAATCCTGTCAGATCTATGCCGCCTCCGAAGAGCTGGCCAAAGAGCTGCACGGCCACTATATGGATCAATTCACCTATGCTGAACGGGCTACTGACTGGCGCGGTAATAACAACATTGCGGACAGCATCTATCGGCAAATGTCGCGTGAACCGTTTCCTGTCCCTGACTATCTGGTCATGAGCGCCGGTACTGGCGGTACTTCTGCTACGCTCGGCCGCTATATCCATTACAAAGGGTTGGATACGCAGTTGGTGGTGGTAGACCCGGAAAACTCGGTATTCTATGACTGCTATCACCAGCAGGACCGGACTCTCATCGGAACATCCAGCAGCCGTATTGAAGGGATTGGTCGCCCACGCGCCGAACCCTCGTTTATCCCCGGCGTAATCGACGATATGGTGAAAGTACCTGATGCCGCCAGCATCGCCACCTTGTACTGGCTGGAGAAAATTCTGGGACGTAAAGTCGGCCCGTCTACCGGAACCAATGTATGGGGCATGTTGCAATTGGCTGGGAAAATGGTGGCTGAAGGACGCCGTGGCGCGATCGTTACCCTGCTGTGTGACAGCGGTGAGCGTTACCTCGATACCTATTACAATCCAGACTGGGTAAAAAATCATATCGGTGATGTCACGCCCTACTTGCAGCAACTGAACGAAGGGCATCCCTTTTCCTGA
- a CDS encoding Lrp/AsnC family transcriptional regulator — MMDKTDRMLLSLLQQDCTLSLQALAEAVNLTSTPCWKRLKRLEDDGYIKSRVALLDNEKLGLGLTAFVLLKTQQHNSAWYQTFSRFVSEMPEVLAFYRMAGEYDYLMQVQVADMKSYDAFYKRLVNGIPGLVDVTSSFAMECIKQTTALPLQV; from the coding sequence ATGATGGATAAAACCGATCGTATGCTGCTGTCGCTGTTACAGCAGGATTGTACCCTTTCACTGCAGGCGCTGGCTGAAGCGGTGAATCTGACTTCGACACCGTGCTGGAAGCGGTTAAAGCGGCTGGAGGATGACGGATATATCAAGTCCCGGGTTGCGTTGCTGGATAACGAAAAGCTGGGGCTGGGGCTGACGGCATTTGTGTTGTTGAAAACCCAGCAGCATAACAGCGCCTGGTATCAGACGTTTTCCCGGTTTGTCTCCGAGATGCCGGAAGTGCTGGCATTTTACCGCATGGCAGGCGAATACGACTATCTGATGCAGGTTCAGGTCGCTGACATGAAAAGCTATGATGCGTTTTATAAACGTCTGGTCAATGGCATACCGGGGCTGGTTGATGTGACATCCAGTTTCGCGATGGAATGTATAAAACAGACTACCGCCTTGCCCCTCCAGGTATAA
- a CDS encoding SmdA family multidrug ABC transporter permease/ATP-binding protein, whose amino-acid sequence MRLFVQLGWYFRREWKRYLGAVILLIVIAILQLLPPRLVGIIVDGVTQHQMTTASVLWWIGGILLIALLTYLLRYFWRIWLFGAAYQLAVELREAFYRQLSRQHPAFYLRHRTGDLIARTTNDVDRVVFAAGEGVLTLVDSLVMGCAVLVVMSTQLSWQLTLIALAPMPLMAIIIKRYGTQLHLRFKDAQAAFSSLNDHAQESLTSIRMIKSFGLEDHQSGSFARVAADAGQKNMRVARVDARFDPTIYIAVALSNLLAVGGGSWMVIQGSLTLGSLTSFVMYLGLMIWPMLALAWMFNIVERGSAAYSRIRQLLSEAPVVEDGTQPLPAEPGTLVAEITAFHYPEHSAMVLNDVRFTLTPGKTLGLCGPTGSGKSTLLALLLRYFDVEQGQITYHGQALHHLQLDALRARFAVVGQTPFLFSDSVASNIALGRPEASQQQIEEAARLANVHDDILRLPQGYQTEVGERGVMLSGGQKQRIAIARALLLEAEVLVLDDALSAVDGRTEHQILSNLRQWGQKRTLIISAHRLSALVDADEILVLQQGHVAQRGDHAHLSQQTGWYRDMYRYQQLEAALDDSPREEQSSE is encoded by the coding sequence GTGAGACTTTTTGTTCAACTGGGATGGTATTTCCGCCGTGAATGGAAGCGCTATCTGGGGGCAGTCATCCTGTTGATTGTGATTGCTATCCTGCAATTGCTGCCGCCCAGACTGGTTGGCATTATCGTAGATGGCGTAACGCAACACCAAATGACCACGGCTTCCGTACTGTGGTGGATTGGTGGAATTCTGCTGATTGCCTTACTAACGTATCTGCTGCGCTATTTCTGGCGTATCTGGTTGTTTGGTGCGGCCTATCAACTGGCTGTTGAACTGCGAGAAGCGTTCTACCGGCAACTGAGTCGTCAACATCCCGCCTTTTATCTTCGCCATCGTACCGGAGACCTGATCGCACGCACGACCAATGACGTGGATCGGGTGGTATTCGCTGCGGGTGAAGGCGTATTGACGCTGGTGGATTCACTGGTCATGGGCTGTGCGGTGCTGGTGGTCATGAGTACCCAGCTTAGTTGGCAGTTAACGCTGATAGCGTTGGCACCAATGCCATTGATGGCGATTATTATCAAACGTTATGGCACCCAGTTGCACCTGCGTTTTAAAGACGCGCAGGCCGCGTTTTCCTCACTCAATGACCATGCTCAGGAAAGTCTCACCAGTATCCGCATGATCAAATCGTTTGGTCTGGAGGATCACCAGTCTGGCAGTTTTGCCAGGGTGGCGGCTGACGCCGGTCAGAAAAATATGCGAGTCGCACGGGTAGACGCGCGTTTTGACCCCACGATTTATATTGCTGTCGCCCTGTCTAATTTGCTGGCGGTCGGGGGCGGTAGTTGGATGGTGATACAAGGTTCTTTGACTCTGGGGTCATTGACCAGCTTTGTGATGTATCTCGGGTTGATGATTTGGCCGATGCTGGCGCTGGCCTGGATGTTTAATATTGTCGAGCGCGGCAGTGCCGCTTATAGCCGCATTCGCCAGCTCTTGTCCGAAGCGCCAGTGGTTGAGGATGGGACTCAACCCTTACCCGCTGAACCCGGAACGCTGGTGGCTGAGATTACGGCCTTCCACTACCCAGAACACTCAGCAATGGTGCTTAACGATGTCCGTTTTACATTGACGCCCGGCAAAACACTGGGGCTTTGTGGGCCAACGGGTTCTGGCAAGAGTACGTTGCTGGCACTGCTATTGCGCTATTTCGATGTCGAGCAGGGGCAGATTACTTACCATGGGCAGGCATTGCATCACCTCCAGTTGGACGCGTTGCGAGCGCGTTTTGCGGTGGTTGGGCAGACACCTTTCCTGTTTTCGGATTCTGTCGCCAGTAACATCGCGTTGGGGCGTCCTGAGGCATCCCAACAACAAATAGAAGAGGCAGCGCGACTGGCAAATGTTCATGACGATATTCTTCGCTTGCCACAGGGTTACCAGACTGAGGTGGGCGAGCGTGGCGTGATGCTGTCTGGCGGTCAAAAACAGCGTATCGCTATTGCTCGTGCCTTGTTGCTGGAAGCCGAAGTACTGGTGTTGGATGATGCGTTATCGGCGGTAGATGGCCGTACAGAACATCAGATTTTAAGTAACTTGCGCCAGTGGGGGCAGAAGCGAACCCTGATTATCAGTGCACATCGCTTGTCGGCGCTGGTCGATGCCGATGAGATTCTGGTGTTGCAGCAAGGGCATGTGGCGCAGCGTGGCGATCACGCACATCTATCGCAGCAAACGGGATGGTATCGCGATATGTACCGTTATCAGCAACTGGAAGCCGCATTAGATGATTCCCCCCGTGAGGAGCAATCAAGTGAATAA
- a CDS encoding SmdB family multidrug efflux ABC transporter permease/ATP-binding protein, whose translation MNNPRALWPTLKRLLSYGLPWKKTVGTGVLLLWIAAGAEVAGPVLVSYFIDHLVSKGEFPLVIAAGLAVGYVLLQGMAALLHYVQALMFNRVAVGVVQQLRTDVMDAALRQPLAVFDTQPVGQLISRVTNDTEVVRDLYVMVVGSVLRSAALIGAMLIAMFSLDWRMALIATAIFPAVAMVMVIYQRYSTPIVRRMRSYLADINDGFNESISGMNVIQQFRQQMRFGKKLSDASWAHYNTRMQTLRLDGFLLRPLLSLFSALVMCGLLLQFGFSAVGSIGVGVLYAFINYLGRLNEPLIELTTQQSMLQQAVVAGERIFELMDGARQQYGDDTRALESGRIDIEQVTFSYHKDKPVLHHIELHVPDRGFVALVGHTGSGKSTLASLLMGYYVPDSGEIRLDGRPLSGLSHQVLRQHVAMVQQDPVVLADSMFANVTLGRDISEEKVWQALEAVQLAPLVRDMPEGIHSRIGEQGNNLSVGQKQLLALARVLVAAPRILILDEATANIDSGTEQAIQRALRLVRSHTTLVVIAHRLSTIVEADNILVLHHGKTVEQGTHEQLLAKNGRYYQMYQLQQASRELTLSQSHDSAELISQAP comes from the coding sequence GTGAATAATCCTCGTGCATTATGGCCAACGTTAAAACGGTTGCTGTCTTACGGATTACCGTGGAAGAAAACGGTAGGAACCGGCGTGTTGTTATTATGGATTGCGGCGGGGGCTGAGGTAGCAGGGCCGGTTTTGGTCAGTTACTTCATCGATCACCTGGTCAGCAAAGGCGAGTTTCCGCTGGTGATAGCGGCTGGCCTGGCGGTGGGATATGTGTTGCTGCAAGGGATGGCTGCTTTGTTGCATTACGTTCAGGCGCTGATGTTCAATCGGGTAGCTGTTGGCGTCGTGCAGCAGTTGCGCACGGATGTTATGGACGCGGCCCTGCGTCAGCCGCTGGCGGTGTTCGATACCCAGCCGGTAGGGCAACTCATCTCCCGGGTGACCAACGATACCGAAGTTGTGCGCGATCTGTATGTCATGGTCGTGGGCAGCGTGTTGCGTAGCGCCGCATTGATTGGGGCGATGCTGATTGCCATGTTTAGCCTGGACTGGCGTATGGCGCTGATAGCCACGGCTATCTTTCCAGCTGTTGCGATGGTGATGGTGATTTATCAGCGTTACAGCACGCCAATTGTTCGCCGGATGCGTAGCTATCTGGCGGATATTAATGACGGCTTTAACGAGTCCATCAGCGGCATGAACGTCATTCAACAGTTTCGTCAACAGATGAGATTCGGCAAAAAGCTAAGTGATGCAAGCTGGGCGCATTATAACACCCGGATGCAGACGCTGAGGCTGGATGGGTTTCTGTTACGCCCGCTATTAAGCCTGTTTTCGGCACTAGTGATGTGTGGCTTGTTGCTGCAATTCGGATTCAGCGCGGTCGGTTCTATTGGCGTCGGGGTGTTGTATGCGTTCATCAATTATCTGGGGCGATTGAATGAACCTCTGATTGAGCTCACCACCCAGCAATCGATGCTGCAACAGGCTGTTGTTGCCGGGGAGCGCATTTTTGAACTGATGGATGGTGCCCGACAACAGTACGGTGACGATACTCGCGCACTGGAAAGCGGTCGTATCGATATCGAGCAGGTGACGTTTTCTTACCATAAAGATAAACCGGTATTGCACCACATCGAGTTGCATGTGCCGGATCGGGGATTTGTCGCGTTGGTGGGGCATACCGGTAGTGGTAAAAGTACGCTGGCAAGTCTGTTGATGGGGTATTACGTTCCAGATAGTGGTGAAATCCGTCTGGATGGTCGTCCATTGTCGGGGTTATCGCATCAGGTGCTGCGTCAACATGTGGCTATGGTGCAACAAGACCCGGTTGTGCTAGCTGACTCCATGTTCGCGAATGTCACGCTGGGGCGAGATATCAGTGAGGAAAAGGTCTGGCAGGCGCTGGAGGCGGTGCAACTGGCCCCGCTGGTGCGAGACATGCCAGAAGGCATTCATAGTCGCATTGGCGAGCAGGGCAATAACTTGTCCGTGGGACAAAAACAGTTGCTGGCGCTGGCCAGGGTACTGGTAGCGGCCCCCCGGATCCTGATTCTGGATGAAGCGACCGCCAATATTGATTCCGGTACGGAACAGGCTATCCAGCGAGCGCTGCGACTGGTGCGTTCCCACACCACCTTGGTGGTAATAGCACATCGCCTGTCAACCATTGTTGAGGCCGATAACATCCTGGTATTGCACCACGGTAAAACGGTGGAGCAGGGAACACATGAACAGTTGTTGGCGAAAAACGGTCGCTACTACCAAATGTATCAATTACAGCAGGCGAGCAGAGAACTGACCCTTTCACAGTCACATGATTCTGCGGAACTGATCTCCCAGGCACCATGA
- the glnK gene encoding P-II family nitrogen regulator, whose amino-acid sequence MKLVTVVIKPFKLEDVREALSSVGIQGLTVTEVKGFGRQKGHAELYRGAEYSVNFLPKVKIDIAIADDQLDEVIDVISKAAYTGKIGDGKIFVAELQRVIRIRTGETDEAAL is encoded by the coding sequence ATGAAACTGGTTACTGTAGTCATTAAACCGTTCAAGCTGGAAGACGTTCGTGAAGCACTGTCTTCTGTAGGCATCCAGGGGCTCACCGTCACTGAGGTGAAAGGGTTTGGGCGTCAGAAAGGGCATGCCGAGTTGTATCGCGGCGCAGAATACAGCGTGAACTTTTTGCCAAAAGTGAAGATCGACATCGCGATCGCTGACGACCAACTGGATGAAGTTATCGATGTCATCAGCAAGGCTGCTTACACCGGTAAGATCGGCGACGGCAAAATTTTTGTTGCAGAACTGCAACGCGTCATCCGTATCCGTACCGGCGAAACTGACGAAGCCGCATTATAA
- the amtB gene encoding ammonium transporter AmtB — protein sequence MKKFSLSLGLGAAAMLPTWVMADTPAPVVDKADNAFMMICTALVLFMTIPGLALFYGGLIRSKNVLSMLTQITVSFALVCILWVIYGYSVAFSTGSPFFGGLTNFMLNGIDINSISGTFYQFIHVAYQASFACITVGLVLGALGERIRFSAVLIFSTLWFTLSYLPMTHMVWGGGYLAADGALDFAGGTVVHINAAVAGLVGALLLGKRVGFGKEAFKPHNLPMVFLGTAILYIGWFGFNAGSAAAANNIAGLAFLTTVVATAAAILAWVVGEWITRGKPSLLGACSGCIAGLVAITPAAGTVGVGGSMVIGFAGGFAGLWGVTVLKKWLRVDDPCDVFGVHGVCGIVGCLLTGVFTASSLGGVGYAQGVTMAHQVWVQLFSVIVAIVWSGVAAFISFKVADIAVGLRVPEEQEREGLDVNSHGENAYNQ from the coding sequence ATGAAGAAATTTTCCTTGTCGTTAGGTTTAGGTGCGGCAGCCATGCTTCCGACATGGGTTATGGCGGATACGCCAGCACCTGTAGTAGACAAAGCGGACAATGCGTTCATGATGATTTGTACCGCGTTGGTACTGTTCATGACCATTCCTGGTTTGGCATTGTTCTACGGTGGTCTGATTCGTAGCAAAAACGTACTGTCTATGCTGACCCAGATAACAGTGTCTTTTGCCCTGGTGTGCATTCTGTGGGTAATTTATGGTTATAGCGTGGCATTTAGCACGGGTAGCCCGTTTTTCGGCGGCCTGACTAACTTCATGCTCAATGGCATTGATATCAACTCAATCAGCGGTACTTTTTACCAGTTCATCCATGTGGCTTATCAGGCGTCCTTTGCCTGTATTACTGTGGGTCTGGTGCTTGGTGCGCTGGGTGAACGTATTCGTTTCTCAGCGGTACTTATCTTCTCTACACTGTGGTTCACCTTGTCTTATCTGCCGATGACCCACATGGTCTGGGGCGGCGGCTATCTGGCGGCCGATGGTGCACTGGACTTCGCTGGCGGTACGGTGGTGCATATTAACGCGGCGGTTGCGGGTCTGGTTGGTGCATTGCTGTTGGGCAAACGCGTTGGTTTCGGTAAAGAAGCGTTCAAACCACACAATTTGCCAATGGTTTTCCTGGGTACTGCGATTCTGTATATCGGCTGGTTCGGCTTTAATGCTGGTTCTGCCGCTGCCGCTAACAATATTGCTGGCCTGGCGTTCCTGACTACAGTGGTGGCGACTGCCGCAGCGATTCTGGCCTGGGTTGTAGGCGAATGGATTACTCGTGGTAAACCATCGCTGTTGGGTGCTTGCTCTGGTTGTATCGCCGGTCTGGTTGCCATTACGCCCGCTGCTGGTACGGTCGGTGTCGGTGGTTCCATGGTGATTGGTTTTGCCGGTGGCTTTGCTGGCCTGTGGGGCGTGACCGTGCTGAAGAAATGGCTGCGTGTTGACGACCCTTGTGATGTGTTCGGTGTGCATGGCGTTTGCGGTATCGTTGGGTGCTTGCTGACGGGTGTGTTTACAGCGTCATCACTGGGGGGTGTCGGTTATGCGCAGGGCGTGACAATGGCGCATCAGGTATGGGTTCAGCTGTTTAGCGTGATTGTTGCCATCGTATGGTCTGGTGTTGCAGCGTTCATCTCCTTCAAGGTTGCGGATATTGCTGTTGGTCTGCGTGTACCGGAAGAACAAGAACGCGAAGGTTTGGACGTCAACAGCCACGGCGAAAACGCGTACAACCAGTAA
- the tesB gene encoding acyl-CoA thioesterase II — protein sequence MSQALQQLLDLLNLEKLEEGLFRGQSQDLGLRQVFGGQVVGQALSAAKQTVPPERFVHSFHSYFLLPGDSQKPIIYDVETLRDGNSFSARRVSAIQNGRSIFYMTASFQTRESGFEHQSDMPLVTPPESLPSEQDIARSMESLIPPAMRQVFTNDRPIEIRPVKFHNPLKGEAAPPVRQVWCRANGAMPDDERTHQYLLGYTSDCHFLLTALQPHGVGFLERGMQVATIDHAMWFHRPFRLDDWLLYTVESPSASGARGFVRGQFYTREGVLVASSVQEGVIRRHGQ from the coding sequence ATGAGTCAGGCATTACAACAACTTCTCGACCTGCTAAATCTGGAAAAACTCGAAGAAGGCCTATTTCGTGGCCAAAGTCAGGATCTGGGATTACGCCAGGTATTTGGCGGTCAGGTGGTCGGCCAGGCGTTGTCCGCTGCCAAGCAGACCGTGCCGCCAGAGCGTTTCGTCCATTCGTTTCACAGTTACTTCTTACTCCCCGGTGACAGCCAGAAACCGATCATTTACGACGTAGAAACCCTACGGGATGGCAACAGTTTTAGCGCCAGACGCGTCAGCGCGATTCAGAACGGACGTTCGATTTTTTACATGACGGCGTCTTTTCAGACTCGGGAGAGTGGTTTTGAGCATCAAAGCGACATGCCACTCGTCACACCGCCAGAATCGCTTCCTTCAGAGCAGGACATTGCCCGTAGCATGGAGTCGTTGATTCCTCCTGCTATGCGGCAGGTGTTTACTAACGACCGGCCTATCGAAATTCGTCCGGTAAAATTCCACAATCCATTGAAAGGCGAAGCCGCGCCCCCGGTCAGGCAAGTGTGGTGTCGAGCCAACGGCGCCATGCCGGATGACGAGCGGACTCACCAGTATCTGCTCGGCTATACCTCTGACTGCCACTTCCTGCTCACGGCACTACAGCCACATGGTGTCGGATTCCTTGAGCGGGGAATGCAAGTCGCGACGATTGACCACGCGATGTGGTTCCATCGGCCGTTCCGGCTTGATGACTGGCTGCTTTACACTGTCGAAAGCCCTTCAGCCTCCGGTGCTCGCGGATTTGTACGCGGCCAGTTCTATACCCGCGAAGGCGTGCTGGTCGCCTCCAGCGTGCAGGAAGGCGTCATCCGTCGGCATGGACAGTAA
- a CDS encoding YbaY family lipoprotein, translating to MRLWHIFSGITVSIALSGCVNNHSVAPENHNIAPETTAPAMRQTQMLSQPVSGMPAVTGTVNIRQKIALPPDSVLTVTVSDATIPDAPSKVISQRVIRTEGQQAPFRFVLPYNPSEIRPDARILLSAAVAINNRVTLITEHVMPVVTNGVNNADLNLIPVPAVPVPAKPAGFLTPNTETTTPDDASGSSPPLY from the coding sequence ATGAGATTATGGCATATCTTTAGCGGTATTACGGTATCGATCGCGCTCAGTGGGTGTGTTAACAACCATAGCGTTGCTCCTGAAAACCATAATATTGCGCCTGAAACAACTGCACCGGCAATGCGGCAGACCCAGATGCTTTCTCAACCTGTTAGCGGCATGCCTGCTGTTACCGGCACAGTGAATATTCGCCAAAAAATCGCGTTGCCGCCTGACTCAGTACTGACGGTGACGGTATCTGATGCAACGATCCCGGATGCACCCTCGAAAGTGATTTCCCAGCGCGTAATCCGTACAGAAGGTCAGCAAGCGCCATTCCGATTCGTATTGCCTTATAACCCCTCGGAGATTCGGCCGGATGCGCGTATCCTGCTTAGTGCCGCTGTCGCAATAAATAACCGGGTGACACTGATTACTGAGCATGTCATGCCTGTGGTCACGAATGGTGTGAATAATGCCGATCTGAACCTGATACCGGTTCCGGCGGTGCCTGTTCCTGCGAAACCCGCCGGGTTTCTGACACCGAACACAGAAACGACAACACCTGATGACGCTTCAGGCTCGTCACCGCCGTTGTATTAA
- a CDS encoding MGMT family protein, translated as MTIESDNFRQRVIHVIAAIPYGCVVTYGDVAHLAGSARAARQVGGILRGLPAGSQLPWYRVINRKGEISLTGPDFQRQKSALQAEGVMLNSEGKIDLDRFRWRYMQDI; from the coding sequence ATGACTATTGAATCGGATAATTTCCGCCAGCGTGTCATTCACGTTATCGCCGCGATTCCTTACGGATGTGTCGTTACTTATGGTGATGTCGCGCATCTTGCTGGCTCAGCACGTGCGGCCCGTCAGGTTGGCGGCATATTGCGTGGGCTGCCTGCAGGCAGCCAATTGCCCTGGTATCGGGTGATTAACCGAAAAGGTGAGATCTCGCTGACCGGCCCGGATTTTCAGCGCCAAAAGTCAGCCCTTCAGGCTGAAGGCGTCATGCTGAATTCAGAAGGGAAAATCGATCTGGATAGATTTCGCTGGCGGTATATGCAAGATATTTAA
- a CDS encoding HHA domain-containing protein, with translation MKKIDYLMRLRKCTTIDTLERVIEKNKYELSNDELEMFYSAADHRLAELTMNKLYDKVPTAVWKYVR, from the coding sequence ATGAAAAAAATCGACTATTTAATGCGTTTGCGTAAATGTACAACCATCGACACGCTTGAGCGTGTTATAGAAAAAAACAAGTACGAGCTTTCTAACGACGAACTTGAAATGTTCTATTCAGCTGCAGACCATCGTCTGGCTGAGCTAACGATGAATAAGCTTTACGACAAAGTGCCAACTGCCGTGTGGAAATACGTTCGATAA
- the tomB gene encoding Hha toxicity modulator TomB — protein MDEYTPQHYDIAQLRFLCENLHDESIATLGDSSRGWVNDPTSAVNLQLNELIEHIAAFVVTYKIKYPHEAALCERVEKYLDDTYILFSNYGINDSELQKWKKSKSQLFRMFSEKSVCTVVKT, from the coding sequence ATGGATGAGTACACACCTCAACATTATGATATTGCCCAACTCAGATTCTTGTGTGAAAATCTGCACGACGAAAGTATCGCAACATTAGGTGACAGCAGTCGTGGCTGGGTGAATGATCCGACCTCTGCGGTCAATCTTCAACTAAACGAACTTATCGAACACATTGCGGCATTTGTTGTTACCTACAAAATAAAATATCCGCATGAAGCGGCGCTGTGTGAGCGGGTTGAAAAATACCTGGACGATACTTATATTCTTTTCAGCAACTACGGTATAAATGATTCAGAGTTGCAGAAATGGAAAAAATCCAAGTCGCAATTATTCAGAATGTTCTCAGAAAAGAGCGTCTGTACGGTAGTAAAAACTTAA
- the ykgO gene encoding type B 50S ribosomal protein L36 encodes MQVLSSLRSAKTRHKDCIVVKRRGRVYVICKTNPRFNAVQGRKKKKR; translated from the coding sequence ATGCAGGTATTAAGTTCTCTTCGCAGTGCCAAAACTCGCCACAAAGACTGTATCGTGGTCAAACGGCGCGGGCGCGTCTATGTCATCTGTAAAACAAACCCACGCTTCAACGCAGTACAAGGTAGGAAAAAGAAAAAACGCTAA